CCGCCCTGGTCCGTCTCCTCGTTCATGAGCGGGTCGGGGAAGCGCCGCATGGCGCGGCGGACCATCTTGCGATAGGCGGGCGCAAACGGCTCCACGGAGAAGCGCCCGTCTGCCATGTCGGAGAGCTTGGACAGGATGGAGAGGCCGGCGCGGTCGATGTCTCCCCAGTAGAGGATTCGCACGTCGTCGGCATGCAGCGTGTCGAGAAGATCGGGGAGCTTGTGCGGGTCGTCCACGAGGTAGCCGTTGCCAAACACGACGCCGTGGACGCGCTCCCCGAGAATCTTCTTTCGGCCGTCGATGAACATCGCGTTGCGCATGTTGACCCAGGGGTCGAGGTTCTCGGACACGACGAGCCGCATGTGCCGGTGGCGCTTGGGGATGTGGTGCAGCAGCTCGAGCCTCATCTGCGGGCGGCTGTTCACGACGTCGGTGATGCCCATGAGGTGCAGGAGCTTGCGGCCGTCGGCCTCGACGGCGAGGAACTTCTCGTCGCCGAAGAGCTGGTAGGAGAGCTCGCGCAGGCTGAGCGTTCCGTCTCCCAGCGTGGCCCCTCCCGCGAGCGCGGCGTCGAGGGCCCGCAGCTCGCGCTCGTAGCGCAGGAAGGCGTCGGGGGTGCTGAGCAGCCAGCCGTTGATCCACAGGCGCGGGTCGAGGCCGATGATCTGGCGGCGCACGTCGTTGAGCTCGGGCGTCTGCTTGCGGATGGTGTCCAGCCCGGCGAGTCCCCGCCCGCCGCGTCGCGCGGGCGGACGGGGCGTCTCGGTGCGGGCGATCGAGCGCTCTCCCTTCTCGGCGGGTGCCTCCTCGTCGCGCGGAGCGTGCAGCAGGTAGCCTCCCTCGGCGGGCTCGAGCACGCCGGCGTCGAGCAGGGCCCTGAGCGCCGTCTCGTCCGCCCCGTACTTCTCCAGGACCGATGCCACGTCCGCCGCGGGAAGCGGGCTCTTGCGCGAGCGAACGAGCCCGCTCGCGATGCCGCCCGCCACGCTGCGGAACTGCGAGGGAAGCTGCCTGCCCAGGGTCTTTGCAAGCGTGAGCACCGTGTCGTGCTCCTGCTCGGTGAGTCTGTGCGCCATGTGGGGTCCTTGTCTCTTGGTTGCCCCCACAGCATAGCGCGTGACGTGCGGAGCCGCTCTGGCGAGCGTGCTTGCCTACTTGCGTGCGGTGTGGCAGGCGTCGCCCTTCTCGGCCGTCTGCGCTTAGCTCCCAGCTAATGAAACGTCAGTTGAATATCCGTATCGTCGAGGATGCCGACGAAAGGTGCCCTGTGGGGCGTGAGGAAAGGAACGGACATGGCAGCAAAAGAAGGCAAGAGAGGCGTTGGGAAGATCGTCCTCATCGTGGTGGTCGCGCTCGTCGTGATCGGCGCGATTGGCTCGATGGGCGGTAACGGTGGGGCAAACCAGGCACCTGCGGGTGACGAGACACAGACGAGTGAGCAGCAGCCTGCCGAGCAGACGGAGCCGTATACCATTTCCGACGAGCAGCTCGACACCTCGAACGGGTTTGCGGTCTACATCAATGGTACGCTGACCAACAACACGGAGAACGAGGTGAGCTACATCCAGGTCGAGTACAACCTCTACGACGCCGACGGCGCGCAGGTGGGCACGGCACTCGCCAACACCAACAATCTCAAGGCCGGTGGCACGTGAAAGTTCGAGGCGGTTGGAACTGCGTCGCCCGATGAGGTGGCGTCCTACGAGCGCGTTGACGTTACCGGCTTCTAGCACGAGAGGGGAGGGGCCCGTATGAGCGAACCGCTGACCGAGGAGCTGCTCGACGAGCTCCTCTCCACGTCGAGCATCGACGCGTATCTCGAGGAGCATGAGCCGCACGCCCTGAGCCTGGCCGAGTACCTCCAGCGGCTCCTGGACGAGAAGGGACTCGAGCGCTCTCGCGTGGTGCGCATGGCCAACCTGAACGACACCTTCGGCTACCAGTTTTTCCAGGGGACGCGCCATCCCAGCCGGGACAAGGTGCTCCAGATCGCCTTCGCCATGGCGCTCTCCCTGAGGGAGACCAACCGTGCGCTCACGGCCGCCGGCGTGAGTGAGCTGTACTGCAAGGACAGGCGCGACGCCATCATCATCTTCTGCATCGACCGCGGATGCTCGCTCCAGAAGGTTAACGAGGAGCTCTATCGCTTTGGCGAGAGGACCATCTGCTAGCAGGGGTCGCCAAAAAGTACCCAGATAATGCCCCTTCGACGGCGTTTTCCCAGTTGACGTCTGCCGAACCGCCATTGTCTGGGTACTTTTTCGTGGGGTCGCGAAGTAGCCCTCTGCTAGGATGGGCACATGGAAGATGAGCTCTCAAACTACCTCGCCGCGCTCGACCGCGACGGCTGCTACCGGGCGGACGCGGTGCTCAAGCGGGGTGACCTCGAGACGACCGAGCGCGTCTACTTCGTGGGCGAGAACGGCGCCGAGCTGGGGCCGTTCGTGCGCAAGCGTCTCGCCGAGGGCCTGGGAGGGGCGTACGAGCGCGTCTTCGAGGCGCAGCGACA
Above is a genomic segment from Olsenella timonensis containing:
- a CDS encoding FxLYD domain-containing protein; protein product: MAAKEGKRGVGKIVLIVVVALVVIGAIGSMGGNGGANQAPAGDETQTSEQQPAEQTEPYTISDEQLDTSNGFAVYINGTLTNNTENEVSYIQVEYNLYDADGAQVGTALANTNNLKAGGT
- a CDS encoding transcriptional regulator, which encodes MSEPLTEELLDELLSTSSIDAYLEEHEPHALSLAEYLQRLLDEKGLERSRVVRMANLNDTFGYQFFQGTRHPSRDKVLQIAFAMALSLRETNRALTAAGVSELYCKDRRDAIIIFCIDRGCSLQKVNEELYRFGERTIC
- a CDS encoding Wadjet anti-phage system protein JetD domain-containing protein; the encoded protein is MAHRLTEQEHDTVLTLAKTLGRQLPSQFRSVAGGIASGLVRSRKSPLPAADVASVLEKYGADETALRALLDAGVLEPAEGGYLLHAPRDEEAPAEKGERSIARTETPRPPARRGGRGLAGLDTIRKQTPELNDVRRQIIGLDPRLWINGWLLSTPDAFLRYERELRALDAALAGGATLGDGTLSLRELSYQLFGDEKFLAVEADGRKLLHLMGITDVVNSRPQMRLELLHHIPKRHRHMRLVVSENLDPWVNMRNAMFIDGRKKILGERVHGVVFGNGYLVDDPHKLPDLLDTLHADDVRILYWGDIDRAGLSILSKLSDMADGRFSVEPFAPAYRKMVRRAMRRFPDPLMNEETDQGGVRLDGIELMEGALDKDEMAYLRAVVEDARLIPQEILTAHDL